Within Dermacentor albipictus isolate Rhodes 1998 colony chromosome 3, USDA_Dalb.pri_finalv2, whole genome shotgun sequence, the genomic segment CCCAGCAAACCAGAGCTCCTCCTGTGCAAACAAGGCCCCAGGGAGACACAGCCCCTTAGCACCCTCCCCGTTCACCTGCACACCAGGGACGGAGGAATCATCTCCAGGTGTAACACAATCGAGGTCCTGGGCGTGGTCATTGAGGTGTCCCCTTGTAATCGCGTGTCGGGTCGTCCCACGCGACAGATTTGCGCTGTAGTGGAAGGTAGATGTCTGCCAGGGCGTCAGCAGTCCCGCGGGCTCGTGCCTTCTTTCGTGTGGAGATGAACGAGCCTCTCGATCGTTAGCCTGGTATTACTCTTGGTAGGTTTATTGCTGTCGGCGAATAGGTGCCATCTAGACGAatacgtttcatgaaagcgactggcctcagtgactgATTAAAGGCATAaagttatggacatccgcatGTACTCACACCAATAGTATTttcttctctccctcttttctatcctttcctttcttcccttaaaccccttcccctcTGTAGGGTACGAAacaggacgtgcgtctggttgacctccccctacctttccttccttccttttcatcctcttCCATAGTCGCTCtagcactcaccaaacctcgagCATGCGAAGGTCTTGTCTCCCGGAGCCACGTTGGACTGCCTTCTGCTGCTCTTCCATCAAGTTTCCTCGAGTCGTCCAAGACTCCACCCCACTACTGCGACGGCTGTGCCTCCCTGAGCCACGAAGAGGGGGTTTGCTGATGCCGGATCCACAGAGGTCTCTCTTCCGTCCCCATTTCACCTCGAGCTTGCGAAGGTTTCCAGGTTCGCTGATCGGAGAACGTGTGGACTGCCTTCCTGATCTCACCGTTGccaaccagtttgttgcggctcgaggtggtatttgggccaggaatccaccaagcccattgacGAATACGTGCGACagcaggaatgaaggaaaagtGTATATTTGACATTATTAACACTGGCTCCGGATACGGAACCCTCTTCATGTAAGAGCATATCGAACGTCTGAGTTCACACCAGGTCACGTCAGCCCACCTCAGTGCACAGAAaatctccgcttttaataccgtcgtgtTCCCTAGGAGACTAGACTAGGGAACCTGATGACTCCGTCACAGCCACTTGCAAACGTCGAATTGGTAACAAAATTGCACTCATGATATCGCACCATTCCGCCGTACTCCGGCTCCTATGTTCCACCTTCGTCCCCGCATATGGCGCAAACGCGTAGCAATCTGGGAATCCGAGATTGAAACCATTCCCACGGTAGCATTCTACCGCGACCCTTTTCATCATCAACTAGTTCAGGTTGTCATCACCTAGGTGTTTAGGTTTTCATTAACTAGGTCAGGTTCAGGTAAAGGGGTCTTTTGTTGACCCGTCAACAGTCAGTGTCAACCCTGCGTTcacttctggataggcgctgatgaaggggggaggggggttaccTCGTGGTAAACAACTAACGTATGCTCATCGCCTTATTGAGAAGTAAAAAGTTATTCCGtaccttgcaggacacttcccaTTCCTAAGCACCGAAATTCCCTATTTGCGACAATGTTCCCTTAAATTCTCTTAGAACCCCACCATGGTTCTAAGAGAATGCTCGTAAATTTCCCTGCACGTACAAACACAAATCTATTATATTTATTATATTGAATACTTGGGCCATGCCTTGTAGCCAGATCGCCATCTTTCCGCTCGTAGCGGAGCTCGCGCTTGTGAAGCCCTGATCTGTTTTGAcaaaaggctgctgctgctgctactgctgcggcTAGTCGTTCGCACGCCTTATGTTTTGGAGGAGCTTGCTGCGGTTTTTGGCACCCTGCAGGAGGCAAGCTTCGCACTGCACAATGCCTAAGAGTCCTTCCCGAGCAAACTGGTGAAACATGTCCATTATGAATGTACTGCGCATTTTCTGGGAAAAACACATTTACTGACCGGACCAGTTCAAATGgttaaaattcttcaaaatactctcccccTGCATCAATACAGTTGCAGAGACGTGTCTGCCAGGCCTGGAAGGCACCCTGCAAGTCCTCGACGGGAATGTCTCTCAGGAACGCTGTAACATGCTTTTGGATGTTTTACAcggtctcccaatgctttcctttcagCGCTCTCTTTAGTCGGGGAAACTAAGAAAAAGGTCGCCAGGAGCCAAGTCAGGACTGTAAGGCGGATGGGGGACCACCGGGGCGTCGTTCCGGGCCAGAACGTTGGTAACCATTAAGGTAAAGGACGTGTGGCTGGGGGCATTGTCATGGTAGAGCTTGACCGTGTCTTTGATGTCAGCCCTCACGCGCGCGACCCGGCATTTCCATCTCTTAAACACCTCCAGGTAAAAGGCTGAGTTGACAGTTTCGCGGCACAAACTGAAAATGGACGATTCCTCGggctcgaaaaaaaaacaatgagcatcGTTTTGATGTGAGACTTGCTCGTTCGCGCTTTCCTGGGACGGAGGGAGGGTTTTGTGCGTCACTTGCTTCTCTGTCGTTTCGACTCTGGGCCGTACTCGAACAACCAGGATTCGTCTCCCGTTCTGACAGAGTTCAGAAAGTCCGGCTGATATTGAATAAAATCCAACAATTCTTGACAGCGCAAAACTTTGAAGTTCTCTCTGATCTTCTATCAACACTTTCGGCAGAAGCTTCGTGCAGACGTTGCGCATTTGCAGATCCTCGGTCACTATCCCATGTACAGGAAATGTAGACATGTGTAGGGTAGAACCCTCGCCAGATTGCCAGATTTCCCACCCGTATTTACTGTGCTGCCACGAACAGTCGCGTCATAATAAAATCATGCGCATTAGTTTCATAATGGaccctatatatatatgcgccttcaggtagcatgcgtgtgcttattgaccagttgccttcacccaaaaacatGACGTGCTCGTCCCACCGGCGGCAGTAAGGATGTTCCACATCATTCGCCAAGGCTTGTGCGTGCTCGCGCTGACTGACAcacccagggttagttctagcagtaaaaacataaatactccagaaagtggatggaaaaacggcGCTGCGGTAACTCAGTTGTTAAGAGCATCGCGCGCTTGAAACGAAGACGTGCGATCGTTCCCCACTAGTAGCCAGCCGTATATTCATCAATTTTCCTTTTTCCAATAACTTATCATTACTTTAATTCAACTAGTAAATAGCACTTATTTCCCCTATTtagtccttggtgtctttgtttgtatGCTTCTTGTCATATAATTTATTATATATACGATGGTCTTCACAATCGTGATAACGGGAAGGCCATGTGGAAAAACATTATACACTTTATTCGTTTATTTCCCCTTTCGGTTGGAGCACAATATAACGTGGTACTGTCTAAGGTGGATTCCCGACTTATTTTTCACGTAGATTCTAGCGGTGGCCTGCAGCTTTTGACCGTTTCTGAGTAACCTTATCAAATATTGACGCAACAAAGTGCAGTTCGCGTTTTGTACCCAAACAACATACGGGCTTTTCAACAATGAAGGCTGTTACAGGAGAACTTGGAAGTGGCCGATTAAAAGTCGGGCCCATGCACTGAAACGGCTTTTAATATTTACTTTTCAAATCTTAAAATTTTCTAGAATATCCTAAAGGTTACAGTTTTCCCTTCCGTACAACATTGCGGACCGAAATTCCCCGAAAGATGGAAAATTCGCCGCACGGAACATGACTGCACGCCCATGAACCCCTCCTTTTGAGTGCAGTGGGATTGAATAGAGCGTTCCGTGAGCACCTTGAGCAGAGTAGGGCCGAGCAATGTTGCACGGTTTTCGATGCAAAGCAGCTTCTCATATGCCATGATTAATTATGTGCTTCTACGAACAGTCCATCGGGgccaaaagctttcgggctgaaGTCATGTACGAATGTCTACCCAAGCTGCGGTTTCTATCCTTTTACTCATTGCTCCGCGAAAAAAAAGTCAAGTACCAGATGCGCGACAAAATGTGGTTTGACTCGGACAAGAACGCTTCGCTTCAAAACAGGGCCTAATTTGAAGCGATAGCTTTCTTCTTTTAACCTTTAGATCAGGTTCATGTACAAGGCTGCTTACGGCCTTTTTTACCAGATGCGCATGCGTACATGGTTGTCCTTTAATTCATGTTTTTCGATAAACATAGAGTTGTTTGTCAGTGCTCGTTCTGCGTGTCGGGTCTTTCACGATGTTTTCCCCCGTGCACTCAGTCTTATTGGAATTGGGAGCAGTGATTCACAACGCTCTATTTGTAcaatatatgaacgagaagaaagggggttagccgagggacccgatatttattagtcatataatgagaagccaacaaacactgacactggtgtcagtgtttgttggcttctcattatatgactatatggGCCTCTATGCGGTTGTGCTAGACGGAAAATTATTATTCCCCGGCGAACACGTTACAAAAGCGCAAATAATGTGGACCAGTGTGAGCCGCAGTATCAGCCTAggacacaatatatatacacatatatatatatatatatatatatatatatatatatatatatatatatatatatatatatatatatatatatatatatatatatatatatatatatatatatatatatatattgtgtccTAGGCTGATACTGGCGAACACGTTACAAAAGCGCAAATAATGTGGACCAGTGTGAGCCGCAGTATCAGCCTAGGACAcactatatatacacatatatatatatatatatatatatatatatatatatatatatatatatatattgtgtccTAGGCTGATACTGCGGCTCACACTGGTCCACATTATTTGCGCTTTTGTAACGTGTTCGCCGGGGAATAATAATTTTCCGTCTAGCACAACCGCATAGAGGCCCATGCAAGCAATTTACGGTGTGCGTTGCTTCGTGGCTTGGTATTACGCATGCATGGCATTTTGCCATCAAGAGCAGACTAATGTTAAGTGTACATATTGCAAGTGCAAAAGCTTGCAGCAACAGCTTGATGACTTTTCTCCTCGAAGCATGCCTGCTTATGTAAGCATAAGCGGTAATCTTCGTGTCTGAAAAGGCGACATGAGGCAACACAGTTGCAATGAGAGGACCACAATGGGGCTCTCACCTTTGCTCTCACCATGTCCTCCAGCTGTATCTAACGACGTGGACGCTTGGGATGTAAGTATATGTTGGGAAGCCTTGTATTTCGCGTGGAATGAAGGCGCAGGATAAACGATCTTTTCTTTAAGTAAAAGAACATCAGTAGGCTTCAGCTGAACTTTAGTCACTAAGTATCGTCGTGTGCTGCCTGTCTAATTAGTCAAGGGCCTCAAGGCGCCGATGTTTGGGATCTACGCATGTCGACGTCTCTGCAAGCTTCTGCAAACATTGGAGACGGTACACCTCAAAGAAAGATAAaggaaaagtaagaaagaaaacaaaaacaaaagaagagtCGTGGTAGTGGTGAGGTTCGCCGCAACCAATGCAGGCGGCATCCTTCTGTTTAATGTTATTGCAGGATCAAATTTTGTGGCCACATGAACTAGCGGATATTTCCTTCGTTATTTCCTTCGATATTTCCTTCGCTAGTTCATGTGTGGCCACATGAACTAGCGCTACTGATGTGCTGGTTAACGGCTCTGTTCTTTACGGAATTACGCATAGAAACAAGGAACGCTATCCTcactgcaagaaattattactcttcAAGCGTTTACTTCCTTTAATGAAGCGAACCACTCTCTGGAAGTGTTCCGCTATTAGCGTTCATTGAAAGCATATTCGTTGGCTTTTCGCCTTGCCTTTACAGGGACATGTCCTGTTCATCTCGCCGCTTCGGCACGGCCGcgccggtgctgctgctgccgatcGTGCTGGTTCTGGTGCTGGCGATGTTGCCTGCGCGGAGGATCGGGGCTTGCGCCCATGCACGGCCGTCCACACCTTGGCCGCCGTACGGCATGCCGCACCGTCCTCTGCGATGGGGTTACCTGGCCAACGGATCGTCATTTCTGCTGTGCGACAGCTGGCTCGGCCGTCACTACCGGCGGCGAAACAAGCTCGGCGACTACCCGTACTGCGCTCACGGGTCCAGAGGACTGTACAACCTGCGGCCCAAGCCTTCGCTGCACGACCTCATATACGGGCGCCACAAGGGACCAGCGACGGACACGGACGACTAAGCGACCGTGCTTACAGGAGTTCGTGTCCACAACAAGTGGAAACTTCATCACTGCTTCGGGAGCCTGCTTCAAACGTTCAGCATACAAGAGAGGAAAGAAGTGGCTCGCTCTGAGTGCGCGGGCTGCCAAGTTTCAGTCACGTTCCTCGAAAACGTCAGCGGTAAAGCATTCAATGATCGTGCTCAGATGACCGGAGCGCACATACTATAAGGTTGCTTACGTAAACATTTTTTCTTCCTGTGAGCGCTTGTTTGTTCATTGCAGTATGCCTGAAAGTGCGGCATGTTTCTAAAAAAGTGCAGTGTCAGCGTTTAACGTTATTTTTTGGTGGAGCGAGTGCATTACAGCTACATGGAAACAGCTGCATGTTTCTACAGAAACAATTTTCTTCTTTAATCTTTTTAGTTCAAAAGCAACGTGACATAGATAATGTTTTGCAGATCTGCTACATGTGACATATCCGAAAAGGAACTAAATTGGCAAAATGATGAGTCCTCAGAAAACGCTGCcctaaaaaaataacaataagaaTAAGTCCCCAGGTCACTGTCATGGCGTCCACTAATGATTCGTTCTCACCGGCCCTGTCACAGTCGCAGTGAATGTTAACCTGGAGTACAAAAAGTGGTTCAGGTTATCACCGCAACCAGTTCCGCTATACAACAATAAATTAATGCCATACTTTGTTATTGTTGTTCAGTCCCGAGATCTCTCGCAATAAACAAAATAGGAGAAAATGTGTAACCTTCAAAACGGGTATACTGTAACAAGGTTACTCGATATAACGAAAGTTCCTGCATGCGTCGTTACCTTGCAGATGCCATATATTATGCTAAATGTAAAAGAAAATTTTTCATTTTTAACTGCCTCGTTTCATAAGTGCTTGTTTTATGAAatatgcgtgtttttttttctcagtgtaATACTATCGGGCATCAAGTCAAAGCGTTTACTTTGCTTGTAATGGTAAAAAATTATTAACTTCACATATTCGTTCATTGAAGTTCTGCAGCGCATGCATTTTTCAAATAATTAAttgcataaataaatatgaaaacCAAAATAAATGATTACTTTGTTTATCATCGTTACAAAATTCAGTTTCGATTAGCCTGACAATCACTTCAGTGTAACACCTTTGTGACTGTATTTTCCGTGAAGTTCATCGTCCCATCATTTAACAATCCCATCTTAAGAAGAAGATCTAGCTCGAGAGCCCATACCTATGCACACATGGGAAtggagaaattgtttttattggcaaccactgcaccaaattggTGAGGTTTGTTGCAATAAAAACAAAGTTTAATATGTATAATGTGTCGGAAAGCAGATCTGCTATTTAGTCCGTCAACATCTTTAAAAAAGTTTTAGAAATGgcacgattaaaaaaaaacaaatatcaaGTTAcgaactctaactcagcaatgaaaagcgACATCACATTTCTGTAAACTGTACCTAACAGTTCAATTTTAAAGTTCTTTTTAAATTGTGCAGGACTGGTGAAAAAttcatgagagagagagacaaaaggaaaggaaagacagggaggttagccagtgtaaataccggctggcttccctgtgctggggaaaggggtaaagggaataaaaggagaaggaagagagaagaagaaaaacaagaaaaatgcacgcagtaacgcgatgttacgcgcaacaatagtcaaaggcgttggcacaattcacatgtccttaagaacttgagcaaagcccttaaggcttTGAATGCcaaaacccgtctggaccagtgtcctagaactttctcctCTGTGAAGgagcgattgtccagtttttcgagcgcggtcatgAGCACTTTTCattgcacattgtaacgtggacagtaACAGAGGAGGTGCGCcatcgtctcttcgcagccgcaggtgtcgcaagcagggctgtcggccattccaatacggaaggaataggagttcgtgaatgtcacgccgagccataggcggcacagaagtgttgcttccgctcgtggcaaccctggtggaaaacggagttgcaaacttggatccaatctgtgaagacgtgtgttcgtgaattcactggtgttccacagagttagcgtaagctcgcgtg encodes:
- the LOC135912835 gene encoding uncharacterized protein gives rise to the protein MSCSSRRFGTAAPVLLLPIVLVLVLAMLPARRIGACAHARPSTPWPPYGMPHRPLRWGYLANGSSFLLCDSWLGRHYRRRNKLGDYPYCAHGSRGLYNLRPKPSLHDLIYGRHKGPATDTDD